GATGACCACGCGCCCGACGCGGCCGGCGGTCAGCGCCTCCACCGCCTTGGTCACCGCCAGATAGGTCTTGCCGGTGCCCGCCGGGCCGACGGCGATGGTCAGCGGGTGGGCGTCGATGGCCGCCATCAGCGCTTCCTGGTTGGCGGTGCGGGGCTTGACCGTCTTCAGATAGCTCTGGTCGCGGGCGTCGTCCGCCGGCCCGAACCCGGCGGGGGCCCTTGACCTGCCGGCGCCGCGCCGGCTCTTGCCGCACCCGTCGCCGTCCAGGGGGTGCCAGGTGCCGTAACCGGTGCCGTGACCATCGGGGGGAGGTGCCATCGTCATCTCCAGTGCGGTGGAAAGGGACGGAAGAGGGGGCCGCCGGGCACAAAAAACCCCCCAGGCCGGAACGGCGAGGAGGGCGGGCGGGGGAGGCGGCGCCGGTGCGTGCCCTGCCGGAACACCGGCGGGGGTGCGGGAAGGGGCGGTTGCATCGGGGGCGGTCGGATCACGCCGGGCCTCGCGCCGTTGGAGCAGCGGTTACCCAGAGAATAGGCAATGCTGCACCGCATGTCAGTGTCTTCTGCGGCTAACACGAAATATTCACATCCCCTCCCACAGGCCAGGGCCGGGCGGGGGAATCCCTTTACCGCTTCGGGGTGATTCGATTACTCTTTCCACCGCCGGACGAGGCGGGGGCCCCGGTGGCGGACCACCGCCGGCACAGGGGCTGATCGTGGGGCTTGAAGTCGGGCGCGGCGGCTCGCTAGAACGTGGGCCGGGCGCCCCTCAGCCGGTGCCGCACACGCCGGTGTCGAGACCGGAAGCAGATAAGGATCAAGGGCGGTGAGCAACGCCAATCACGCCGCGGAACGCGACGCGCCGTTTCAGTTGCGGGGCAACTCCTTCACCATGATGGTGCTGAAGGTGTTCAACCCTGCCTCCCCCAGCTTCTTCTCGCAGTTGGGCGGCAAGGTGCGGCAGGCGCCCAACTTCTTCCGCCACGCGCCCGTGGTGCTGGATTTCGACGACCTGCCGGAGGCCATGGCCGATCTGGACGTGGGCGCCTTCGTCACGGCAGTGCGCGAGCATCACCTGCGCCCCATCGGCTTTGTCGGCGGCCCCCGCGCGGTGCAGGACGCGGCGTCGGCCCTGGGGCTGGTGCCCATGCCCACCGGGCGCGCCGCCCCCATCGGCAACGCCCGCCCCAACGTGCCGCTGAACAGCGCGCTGATCGCGCCGCCGGCCCCGCCCGAACCCGTCTATCGCCCCGCCCTGGTGGTGTCGGACCCGGTGCGCTCGGGCCAGCAGGTCTATGCGGAAAAGTGCGATCTGATCGTCACCGCCTCCGTCTCCCACGGGGCGGAGATCCTGGCCGACGGCAACATCCACGTCTATGGCGCGCTCCGCGGCCGGGCGCTGGCCGGCATCTCGGGCGAGGCGTCGGCCCGCATCTTCTGCCAGAGCCTGGAGGCGGAGGTGGTGTCCATCGCCGGCCTGTACCGGGTCAGCGAGGATTTCGACACGTCGTGGACGAAGAAACCGGTGCAGGTGCGGCTTAAAGACGGCTTCCTTCACGTCGATCCGCTCTGATACCAAACACTATCCCGAACCATCCATCATCATCGGCTAACACCGCGGCCCCGTTCCGGCCCGCGCCATCGTAGGAGAGGCTTCGTTGGGCACCATCATCGTCATGACATCCGGGAAAGGCGGCGTGGGGAAGACCACCTCCAGTGCCGCCTTCGCCACCGGGCTTGCCTCTCGCGGCTTCAAGACGGTCGTGATCGACTTCGACGTGGGCCTGCGCAACCTGGATC
This DNA window, taken from Azospirillum fermentarium, encodes the following:
- the minC gene encoding septum site-determining protein MinC; the encoded protein is MSNANHAAERDAPFQLRGNSFTMMVLKVFNPASPSFFSQLGGKVRQAPNFFRHAPVVLDFDDLPEAMADLDVGAFVTAVREHHLRPIGFVGGPRAVQDAASALGLVPMPTGRAAPIGNARPNVPLNSALIAPPAPPEPVYRPALVVSDPVRSGQQVYAEKCDLIVTASVSHGAEILADGNIHVYGALRGRALAGISGEASARIFCQSLEAEVVSIAGLYRVSEDFDTSWTKKPVQVRLKDGFLHVDPL